One Rhinolophus sinicus isolate RSC01 linkage group LG06, ASM3656204v1, whole genome shotgun sequence DNA window includes the following coding sequences:
- the LOC109435463 gene encoding olfactory receptor 5AL1, translated as MAKGNHSAFTEFILLGLTDNPELQTILFCVFLLIYLVTALGNLGLIVLIQISPQLHTPMYFFLCHLAFVDFYGTSTVTPNTLVNSLRKIKSMSFYACATQVCCFITFSVWELLMLSVMAYDRYVAICNPLLYVVLMPRRLCVQMVTSSYIYGFSVGLIQAMATFHMSFCDSNVVNQFYCDDVPLIALACSDTHVKELMLLVIAGFNVFCSLIIVLISYGFIVFAILRIHSAVGRQKAFSTCASHLFSISLYYGTLSFMYLQPKSSHSLDKDKFASVFYAVVIPMVNPLIYSLRNQEVKNALKKIIEKGEESLTLKIVFLTNILLCNFRIEGKMLVKS; from the coding sequence ATGGCAAAAGGCAATCACTCGGCATTCACGGAGTTCATCCTCTTGGGCCTCACAGATAATCCAGAGCTTCAAACCATTCTCTTCTGTGTATTCCTTCTGATTTATTTAGTCACTGCCTTGGGTAATCTTGGTTTGATTGTGCTAATCCAAATCAGTCCTCAGCTTCACACACCcatgtattttttcctctgtcatctggcttttgttgatttttatggCACCTCTACCGTCACACCAAATACCCTTGTGAACTCTTTAcgtaaaattaaaagtatgtcATTTTATGCATGTGCCACTCAAGTATGTTGCTTTATCACGTTTTCAGTTTGGGAATTGTTAATGCTCTCTGTCATGGCCTATGACCGGTATGTGGCCATCTGCAACCCTTTACTCTATGTAGTTCTCATGCCTCGGAGGCTCTGCGTTCAAATGGTCACTAGCTCTTACATTTATGGATTCAGTGTGGGACTCATCCAGGCCATGGCTACATTCCACATGTCTTTCTGTGACTCGAATGTGGTCAACCAGTTCTACTGTGATGACGTTCCCTTGATTGCTCTGGCCTGTTCTGATACCCATGTCAAGGAGCTGATGTTGTTAGTCATTGCTGGGTTCAATGTTTTCTGTTCTCTCATCATTGTTCTCATATCCTATGGGTTCATTGTCTTTGCCATCTTAAGGATCCATTCTGCTGTAGGAAGACAGAAAGCCTTTTCTACCTGTGCTTCTCACCTGTTTTCTATTAGTCTGTATTATGGGACACTCAGTTTTATGTACCTACAGCCCAAGTCAAGTCACTCACTAGATAAAGACAAATTTGCCTCAGTATTCTATGCAGTGGTGATTCCCATGGTAAACCCATTGATCTACAGCTTGAGAAATCAGGAggttaaaaatgctttgaaaaaaataattgaaaag